CGGCCACAAAACTTATCGCGTGCTCAGGAGAAGTTCCTGGAATGCGCGGCAACGCCGAAATGGGAAAACGCGCGGCTAAAAACAGCCGCCCAAGAGTTTGAACTGGGGCCTTACGAAATCGCGTTCTGGGAAATCCGCCCGACTGGTGCAACTGCACTTGCAGCGCACGGCTCAGAGTTCGCCACATGGGACGCGGGCATGGGTGAGAAAAGCCGCGAGTAAAGGTTCTTTCGCCTGTTGCCCTAGCATCGCCATTGACTCCACGTTCGGAATACGTATTGTTTTGCTTACCAAGGAAGACTGTTATGCAACAAAGACAACTTGGCCCAAATGGGCCAACCGTCGGCGCAATTGGCATCGGAACCGGCCCGCTCTGCATTCCTGACAACCGTCCATCAGTTCAAGATGCCGTCCAGGTGTTGACGCACGCAGCCACGCTCGGCATGACGTTGTGGGACACCGCTGACGCATATTGTAAAGATGAAGCCGACATGGGTTACGGTGATTATCTGTGCCAGAAAGCATTCGCGGCGCTACCCGGCGAGTTGCGTGAACGAGTCATCGTTGCCACCAAAGGCGGCACGGTTCGACCTGACAATCGCTGGGATCGCGACAGCAGCCCGGAGTACTTGAAATCGGCCATCGACGCTAGCCTGCTTGCTTTGCAAACCGATTGCATTGATCTGTGGCAGCTTCACTCCCCAGATGGAAAAACTCCGTTTGCTGATTCCATCGGCGCCATCGCCGAGGCGAAGCAACAGGGCAAAATTCGCCTTGTGGGGCTGAGCAACGTCACCGCTGCACAAATCGAAGAAGCGGCAGCAATTGTTCCACTCGCCAGCATTCAAAACCATTTTTCCTTCCACAGCCGCAACCCGGAAGAGGACGGCGTTCTCGACCGGTGCCGTGAATTGGGCTTAGCCTTCTTGCCTTACAGCCCTCTTGGCGGCATGAACGACGCGAAAGATCTGGGACGAACTGGAGTTCTGGCAGAGGTTGCAAAAGAACTAAATGCAACCCCGCAACAAACCGTTCTGGCGTGGCTGCTGCACAAATATGACAAGATGATTCCCATCCCCGGCATGAGTCGCACGGGAAGCTTGGAGGACAGCGCAAAAGCATCGGAAATCATGCTGACAGACGAACAATTTGAACAGCTCAACGCTGCCAATGACTCGAAGAATAAATGATCTGAGCGCTTCCAACTCAATGCAGAGTCGATTGACACGAAAGAAAGGCCAAAAAGGTGGGCAAATATCACCACAATTAGCATCGACACCCTGGTTACTGTTGCCGGTGCCCTTTCACTTTTGCCACATGGCTCATCGTGGAGCAGCCAGAGCTATTCTTCTTTATGTCTTTAGTGCGAAGCGGTTGACCGTCGATGATTTGATTGGAAGGCAAGTTCCCCAGTAGAAATAAGCTCATAAATACATATCTCGCCTTGAAGCGAGGCTATCGCCGCAGAAGTACGGTCGAATTCGACCGTACTTCGTCGTGAAAGCTTTCAGGCAGGCTTGCAAGAATCTCTCTGCAAGTCGATCAACAATACATGTTATATTCGCTAGATAATTGAGAAACACTATGCACAGTTCACAGTCCCTTCACGCCGCTTCTGTCGCTCCTTCTTCGGCTTTGCGTTGGCAACTTCACGACGACGGCACCTTCGATGTGTTGAGCGACACGCTTTCGCTTCGCGCTTCGTATCCAGGTTGCGATGGCCACAGCATCCGGCCTTTGTCGGTGCAGGTGAAGCACGACGAGAGCGGCGGCACCATTACCTGCGATTTACCATGGGGACGCCTGGTGCTGACATTGACGCGTGAAGGCCAACATTTGGTGGCGCGCTGCAAACTGAGTGGCTGCGAGCGATTGCCGCGTCATCTCGATGTTTTTGCGGACGCGGTGGTCGCGGGCGCGACCAAGTTTTACCGCCTGGGACACGGCATCGGCGATAAGTCGGGGTTTCGCACTTTGCCTCCCCAAGAACCCATAAACGCTTTCGGCATTTGCGGATTTACCGATGAAGCGGGAAGCACGCTTGTCGTGGCGTGCCGCGACTTTCGGCGTTTTCAGTCGGAAGCTGAAGTGAGGCCGGCGCCCTCGTCGCAATCGAGCTTCCAATTTGGTTTTCGCACTGAAGCCATCGCGTGCCCTCAGTCGGAGTTTGAGTTACCTGCGATTTACATTTCCCAGGCCGCCGATGCCTGGAGTGTGCTGCGAGCCGAAGCCCAATTATGCGGTGAAGCGATGGGCGCGCGGCTGGAAAAGCCGACGTCCTATCACTGGTGCTCGTGGTACGACTTTTATTATCATCTCGACCAAGCGACGCTCGACGATTATTTGAAAGGCTTCGCCACTTTGCCCGACAAGGCCCATGTGCAAAGCATTCAGATCGATGCCGGATATTTTCCACACAGCGGCGATTGGCTGGAAACGAATCATCGATGGCCCGAAGGCTTGCAGCACGCTTTCGAAACTATCGCAGCGGCAGGGTTTGAGCCCGGTATTTGGATTGGGCCGTATATGGTGGGCTGTCGCAGCCGCTTGTACCGCGAACACCCGGAATGGATGCTGCGCCGCACGGACGGTGAACTCGTGCGCCAATGGGTGAATTACGGCGAAGAGCGCGTCTGGGGATTGCAGGACGAAGAGCATTACGTTCTCGACACCAGTCATCCCGATGCGATGGAGTACCTGCGACAGGTTTTTCGCACGCTTTATGCATGGGGTGTGCGCTTGTTCAAGACCGATTTTATCTACTGGGGCTACAACGATTCGACGCAGGTTCAGCGCCACACGCCGGGCAAAACCTCGCACGAGTACCTGATCGAAATGTTCGACATGATTCGCCAGGAAATCGGCGACGATTCGTATTGGCTGGGCTGCATCGCGCCGTTTGGACCGATGGTCGGCTACGTGGATGGAATGCGAATCGCCGGCGACGTGACGCCGGAACGCGGTTCGGCGACTGCGGTTCTCCGCGAATCCATCGGCTGCCAGATCATCAACAACGCTTGGTGGCAAAACGACCCCGATGCGATTCTGCTGCGTGCGCGGCGCACGCACAAAGACGCCGATGAGGTTTATTCGGAGGCCTTGTGGTTCGGGATGCTGGGCGGCATCGTTAATACCTCAGATGCCTTGCACGAAGAACCCGCCGACCGCCTTGCCTTGTGGCGTTTCCTGCGACCCGGCCCCGACAAAGCGACCGCGCTGTTTCCCTATTTCGACCGTACCCTCGCACCGCATCCAGTGTGGGGACAAGCGCGCGAATTCTTTGTCATGACGCGCGAATACCCCGAGCGCGCCGCATGGGCGCTGTTGTTTCTCAACGAACAAGACCGCGAAATGCGCGAGAGTTTTTCGTTGCGCGAGTTATGCGGAGCGGAAACGCTTTATGTGTGGCGCTGGACACCGCAAAGCCACGAGTTTATCGGCGAACTCTCGCAATTAGACGTGGAAGCCGGTTGCTATGCCAGTTGCCTTTATTACGCGTCGCTGAAAAACGAACCGCCTCTCAACCTGACGTTGGGCGGCGCCTTCGATTCGTCGCTGACGGCTTGAGATCGCCAAGCGGACTCCTGACCTAGGCCAGCCAATACCTGGGGAGATTGTTTGAAGCGGCCTGGCTCGTCATGCGCCTTTTGTGCTCGAAGCACTTTCGCCACAGCACAACGATTCGCTGACGGCATGAAAAGCTAGAGTGACATGCTACCGATAAATCATCTCACTTTTGCGTAGAAGTCTCCGGCTAAAGTTATGGCAAGAAGACATGGCCGATTCAGAGAACACCAGATCAAAGGCATCCTCAAACAAAATGCGGCAGGTGTGAATCGTGGCGCGACCAGGGCATTGGCGAAAGCATAGCGCTGCCCACAGGGAACTTAAGTAGAAGATGAGATGTGGCGGCCTTGAGGTCAGTGAAGCCAAACGACTGCGGGCGTTGAATGAAACAGCAAACTCAAAAGATTGCTAGGTGGGTCGATATTGGACGTGGCTGCATTTGAGAATGTGCTGTCAGAAAGGGTAAGACCCGCGACCAGCGGGCAAGTGGCTGATCGTCTGCTTCGAGTGCATCATTTCTCACAGCCTCCGCGTTTGGCTTGAGGTGCGGCGTGCCTGCACTTTGGTCGAAATGCGAATAAGCAGCCTACGCTACAAAATCCCTCGGTCCGATGCCACTCTGTTGCGTGCTCGTCTCAAAGAACTGGCACAAGAACGATTGCGCTATGGGTATCGTTTCTGTGAGTATTGCTGCACCGCCAGAGCATCTCGTCCCTTAACAGTATTCTCTTTCAAGGGCTTCGAGTACGGTCGAAATCGACCGTACTCTTGGTTCTTACAACTCCTTTCGTCAACGCTTTTAACCATCAACGTGAATCATCGGACGCAATTCGGGGTCATGTTCGGCACGTCGCAGGACTTCGCGCGTCACCGGCGCTGTATCGCCTTCGCCAAAAAGCAGGTAGCGCATCATGAACACGATGGGGCTGCCTTCGCTCCAGTTAAAGTAGGCGTGCGAGCGCTTACCTGTTAGGTCGCGCAGGTGCAGTAGAAACGCGGCGATAGCGTTAGGAACAGTCGCGCTTTGCGTTCGCAAAACGTGATAGCCATCGACATCGATGCCTTGCACCTGCAAGACGCTGGAAAAGTCGGACGCATCGGTCACATCGACTTCCAGAAAGAGAATGGGAAGTGAAGCAGGAATATGGCTGTCTTCGCGCTGTTGGTCTTCTTTGAGAGCGTACTCGCGGGCATCGCCCGCCTGCCTTTTGTTGGCAATAATGCGAATGCCGCGCTGTCCGGCTTCGGCGATAAAACGCTGCGCTGTTTCGTCGAGTTCGACGCGCTCGACGCGCAGTTCGGTGGTGCGTGAAATGCGCGAAATAAACGACAGCACAACAATCGCGGCGATGAACAAAACGGCGATCTTCAAGCCTTCGGGACGCTCTTTAATGTTCATGAACGTCGTGAAGATAAAGATGGCTGTAATAACACCGAAGGCTGCGACTGCGGCTTTTTGCCGCTGCTTCCACGCTGAAAGCGTGACAGCCACAGTTGCCGAAGTCATAAGTGCCAGAACGCCCGTTGCATAAGCTCCGGCCTGGT
This DNA window, taken from Abditibacteriaceae bacterium, encodes the following:
- a CDS encoding aldo/keto reductase → MQQRQLGPNGPTVGAIGIGTGPLCIPDNRPSVQDAVQVLTHAATLGMTLWDTADAYCKDEADMGYGDYLCQKAFAALPGELRERVIVATKGGTVRPDNRWDRDSSPEYLKSAIDASLLALQTDCIDLWQLHSPDGKTPFADSIGAIAEAKQQGKIRLVGLSNVTAAQIEEAAAIVPLASIQNHFSFHSRNPEEDGVLDRCRELGLAFLPYSPLGGMNDAKDLGRTGVLAEVAKELNATPQQTVLAWLLHKYDKMIPIPGMSRTGSLEDSAKASEIMLTDEQFEQLNAANDSKNK
- a CDS encoding glycoside hydrolase family 36 protein — its product is MHSSQSLHAASVAPSSALRWQLHDDGTFDVLSDTLSLRASYPGCDGHSIRPLSVQVKHDESGGTITCDLPWGRLVLTLTREGQHLVARCKLSGCERLPRHLDVFADAVVAGATKFYRLGHGIGDKSGFRTLPPQEPINAFGICGFTDEAGSTLVVACRDFRRFQSEAEVRPAPSSQSSFQFGFRTEAIACPQSEFELPAIYISQAADAWSVLRAEAQLCGEAMGARLEKPTSYHWCSWYDFYYHLDQATLDDYLKGFATLPDKAHVQSIQIDAGYFPHSGDWLETNHRWPEGLQHAFETIAAAGFEPGIWIGPYMVGCRSRLYREHPEWMLRRTDGELVRQWVNYGEERVWGLQDEEHYVLDTSHPDAMEYLRQVFRTLYAWGVRLFKTDFIYWGYNDSTQVQRHTPGKTSHEYLIEMFDMIRQEIGDDSYWLGCIAPFGPMVGYVDGMRIAGDVTPERGSATAVLRESIGCQIINNAWWQNDPDAILLRARRTHKDADEVYSEALWFGMLGGIVNTSDALHEEPADRLALWRFLRPGPDKATALFPYFDRTLAPHPVWGQAREFFVMTREYPERAAWALLFLNEQDREMRESFSLRELCGAETLYVWRWTPQSHEFIGELSQLDVEAGCYASCLYYASLKNEPPLNLTLGGAFDSSLTA